A window of Gambusia affinis linkage group LG03, SWU_Gaff_1.0, whole genome shotgun sequence contains these coding sequences:
- the si:ch211-12e13.1 gene encoding uncharacterized protein si:ch211-12e13.1, with the protein MGNARSCVVASLSVCSVCLGYMYIYRSHKLLRQNALNSDTLPSFVYLYVKYLGRAVTRRAGHLYAARAIGARAVVYTVLNCRLDKTLLRRFCGAAGYGWDYPDTEFRDLPLCFPEVLCSRLMLMLLTDHDFRLSPAGLVRVRQSLKTLQPIDELKKGPFTLQVAVEGYQQTDSGVEVDVCLSAASRSGSPVWESVLTLLSQNRRHKPGRDLLRNEEEEPDNKDNMKQVEVRVPMTTGPQCVWPFTDYSPHRLLSLPAVFCGLKSRTAPGFWMLTVCLAEIEKRKGVEVITAPVSVTAQFKETQPAAGTVTIRFWDTSKNAGLSADEDLSFQVQLQGQSSSHMVGLISRT; encoded by the exons ATGGGAAATGCTCGAAGCTGTGTTGTTGCCTCGCTCTCTGTATGTTCCGTGTGTTTAGGCTACATGTACATTTATCGCTCTCATAAGTTGCTGCGTCAAAATGCGCTGAATAGCGACACACTTCCGAGTTTTGTGTATCTTTACGTCAAATATCTGGGCAGAGCTGTGACGCGGAGAGCAGGTCACCTGTACGCAGCGCGCGCCATAGGAGCGCGTGCTGTTGTTTACACGGTGCTCAACTGCAG GCTGGACAAAACTTTGCTGAGGAGATTCTGCGGAGCAGCAGGGTATGGATGGGATTATCCGGACACTGAATTCAGAGACCTCCCGCTGTGCTTCCCGGAGGTTCTGTGCTCCAGACTAATGCTCATGCTGTTAACAGACCACGACTTTAGACTCAGCCCAGCAG GTCTGGTCCGTGTGCGACAGAGCCTGAAAACCCTTCAGCCAATCGATGAGCTGAAGAAAGGTCCGTTCACGCTGCAGGTCGCGGTGGAGGGATACCAGCAGACGGACTCAGGGGTGGAGGTGGACGTCTGTTTGTCCGCTGCGTCTCGTTCCGGATCTCCAGTGTGGGAGAGCGTCCTAACGCTGCTGTCACAGAACCGGCGCCACAAGCCCGGCAGAGACCTGCTGAGGAACGAAG aGGAGGAGCCAGATAATAAGGACAACATGAAGCAGGTGGAGGTCAGAGTTCCCATGACTACCGGCCCTCAGTGTGTTTGGCCCTTCACTGACTACTCCCCCCATCGCCTCCTCTCTCTGCCGGCTGTGTTCTGCGGCCTGAAGTCTCGAACAGCGCCGGGTTTCTGGATGCTGACCGTCTGTTTGGCCGAAATAGAAAAGCGCAAAG GTGTTGAAGTCATCACGGCTCCCGTCAGCGTCACGGCCCAGTTTAAGGAGACTCAGCCAGCGGCAGGAACCGTAACTATCAGGTTCTGGGACACGAGCAAAAATGCGGGTCTGTCTGCTGATGAAGACCTGAGTTTCCAGGTGCAGCTGCAGGGACAAAGCTCCTCCCACATGGTGGGACTGATTTCTAGAACCTAA